A single genomic interval of Armigeres subalbatus isolate Guangzhou_Male chromosome 1, GZ_Asu_2, whole genome shotgun sequence harbors:
- the LOC134206495 gene encoding uncharacterized protein LOC134206495: MEIASETSSVADLEEEEEAGERINNWINDERNIDQVAVKHPAEPAIANPTISRQRSITQHNPRTINNIYQTEPSIRLNRPIVPEFRRLRIREEDSSAHMAEDSANNLTHSQVVARQAVSRELPAFSGTPEEWPLFLSSFMTTTNMCGYTPEENLVRLQKCLKETICPLAALPSETKSYRTSKNNPVFVNTHSEDIDEIQLSQPSIPVPHKQSHISCSVCKGSCTSVEKCRSFVELSYNSKWATLKELGLCRKCLKKHNGPCRSQQICGKNGCEFKHHRLLHNSQRDVIMEPSTMNESDCANMTGVNPNITESECNIHHKATNKVLFRVVPVILYGPEKRLNTFAFLDDGSSLSFIDAALATELNIEGRHEPLCLKWTANKCRMENESRNISLQISGNEENHKICTIRGVHTVSSLELFHQTVNMQELEEKYQHLRGIPIASYQDVQPRLLIGINNANLSYSIKGREGQMYEPIASKTRLGWVIHGGSEENDAFLGYHSIDTCSCNGDSSYNLGQAMREYFSLEGLDILKPEKPLLSKDNERALQILSTITQTNTGHYETPLLWKYDDFRLPNSKPVALKRYHCLETRMRKDPELAAEVRAKIDNFQRMGYIRKLTEGEENDIKKQRVWYIPMFPVFNPNKPGKTRIVWDWAAKTNGISLNSMLMKGPDQVVPLNEVLYKFRENKVGISGDIREMFLQVLIAKKDQYCQLILWKENQTDELPSTFVTQVMTFGACCSPSCAQYIKNMNAEKHAAKHPRAVESIVNRHYVDDMLDSVETEEEAIQLAKEVRFIHAQAGFEIRNWLSNSSTVLHTLNQREAGLKSLNVGSELGTEKVLGMWWCTKSDNFTYKLSSKHAAELLAGERKPTKREVLRTLMSIFDPLGLLSNLLIFLKVLIQEIWRASIDWDDEIPDNLQDKWELWLRILPKVEDVSIPRCYRSLTVIGPNTLIQMHTFVDASELGYAAVVYLRFQQGSVVECSIVGAKSRVAPLKFVSIPRLELQSAVIGARLANTISKALSFQIHQHFYWTDARDVLCWLRSDHRRYSPFVGWRVSEILETTEIRNWKWISSRNNVADEATKWSRNPNLNCSSRWFRGPEFLWQSSDTWPLEPLISDGTKEELRASLLYHGIAMESLFHVERFSSWKRLLRTAATVIRFVTILRSKVKRGKPKTGPLFSEDLQQASILLFRQAQNTSYSDEICLLAQTESGGKNVPKTSPIFNLNPFLDKNFVMRMHGRIGACDHATTDAQNPIILPKDHYITKLIIEDYHQRYHHQNHETVLNELRQTFRIPKLRGLYKKIRVNCQVCKNQRASPNPPPMADLPNARLAAFARPFTYIGIDYFGPFNVLVGRRHEKRWGVLITCLTVKAIHLEIAHSLNADSCIMALRNFMARRGVPIQIISDRGTSFIAANKELAEAIKELDQEKIMQEIISQQTEWKFLPPASPHMRGAWERLVQTVKKNLQRMKLPRCPTDEMLRNCLIKIENVVNSRPLTHVPIDDPEAPVLTPNHFILGSSSGLKPAIGLSDGEVVLRRAWRASQVEANIFWQQWLRDYLPDITRRTKWFNNVKAIEENDIVLIVDPALPRNCWPKGRVIGVKRGKDNQVRSAVIQTSTGIYERPATKIAVLDVRREEQRPADAVCTSYKLAIAFRHLGAFKAHVVPYRRGPRHGPPVTGRQTGTEEDRPACVRSRMIG, translated from the exons ATGGAAATTGCCAGTGAAACATCGTCAGTGGCTGAcctcgaagaagaagaagaagctggcGAAAGGATAAACAACTGGATAAACGACGAGAGGAACATTGACCAAGTAGCTGTAAAACATCCGGCAGAACCCGCCATAGCAAACCCGACCATCTCAAGACAACGCAGTATCACACAACATAATCCAAGAACTATCAACAATATCTATCAAACTGAACCATCCATCCGATTGAATCGACCAATTGTTCCGGAGTTTAGACGGTTAAGGATTCGCGAAGAGGATTCATCAGCTCATATGGCAGAAGATTCTGCCAACAATTTAACACACAGTCAAGTTGTAGCACGTCAAGCTGTATCACGAGAACTTCCGGCATTCAGTGGAACACCCGAGGAGTGGCCTTTGTTTTTGTCTTCTTTCATGACCACCACCAACATGTGCGGATACACACCGGAGGAGAATCTGGTGCGTCTACAGAAATGCCTTAAGG AGACAATTTGCCCGCTAGCTGCTCTGCCAAGCGAAACAAAAAGTTACCGAACTTCTAAAAACAACCCGGTTTTCGTAAACACTCATTCGGAAGATATTGACGAAATACAGTTGTCTCAACCATCGATTCCAGTTCCGCACAAACAATCACACATTTCCTGTTCGGTGTGCAAGGGAAGTTGCACCAGCGTCGAAAAATGTAGAAGTTTCGTAGAACTTAGCTACAATTCAAAATGGGCTACTCTCAAGGAATTAGGGCTATGTAGGAAATGCCTGAAAAAGCACAATGGACCATGCAGGTCTCAGCAAATATGCGGAAAAAATGGGTGTGAGTTCAAACACCATCGTCTCCTACACAACAGCCAACGGGATGTTATAATGGAACCTAGCACCATGAACGAATCTGATTGTGCGAACATGACAGGAGTGAATCCAAATATAACCGAAAGCGAATGCAACATCCATCATAAGGCCACTAATAAGGTGCTATTTCGCGTTGTTCCTGTGATATTATACGGACCGGAGAAGCGTTTGAATACGTTCGCTTTCCTTGACGATGGATCCTCCCTTTCGTTCATTGACGCTGCGCTGGCGACCGAGCTCAACATCGAAGGACGGCACGAGCCTTTGTGTCTCAAATGGACAGCGAATAAATGTCGGATGGAAAATGAATCAAGGAACATCTCCTTGCAAATTTCAGGCAATGAGGAGAATCATAAGATCTGCACCATTCGAGGAGTTCACACGGTATCAAGTCTGGAACTTTTCCATCAAACAGTCAACATGCAAGAATTAGAGGAGAAATATCAACATTTACGTGGAATTCCTATTGCCTCATACCAGGATGTGCAGCCACGCCTTCTTATAGGCATAAACAACGCGAATCTTAGTTATTCTATTAAAGGAAGAGAGGGACAGATGTATGAGCCTATTGCATCGAAAACACGACTAGGATGGGTGATTCATGGAGGATCAGAGGAAAATGATGCGTTTCTCGGATACCACAGTATAGATACATGCTCCTGTAATGGAGACTCTTCCTACAATTTAGGCCAAGCGATGCGGGAGTACTTCTCATTGGAGGGACTAGATATTTTGAAACCCGAAAAGCCATTATTATCAAAGGATAACGAGAGAGCGCTGCAGATTTTGTCAACGATAACCCAGACAAACACCGGGCATTACGAAACACCGCTTCTTTGGAAATATGATGATTTCCGTTTGCCGAACAGTAAACCTGTTGCACTAAAGCGTTATCACTGCCTAGAAACTAGAATGCGAAAAGATCCCGAATTAGCTGCTGAGGTACGAGCTAAGATAGACAACTTTCAACGAATGGGATATATAAGGAAGCTAACTGAAGGTGaagaaaatgatataaaaaagcAACGTGTGTGGTACATTCCCATGTTTCCGGTATTCAACCCAAACAAACCGGGAAAGACACGTATCGTGTGGGATTGGGCTGCAAAAACAAATGGTATATCTCTGAACTCTATGTTGATGAAGGGGCCCGATCAAGTCGTCCCTTTGAACGAAGTTTTATATAAGTTCCGAGAAAATAAAGTAGGAATCAGCGGAGATATCAGAGAGATGTTTTTGCAGGTGTTGATTGCAAAAAAGGACCAATACTGCCAGCTGATTTTGTGGAAAGAAAATCAAACGGATGAATTGCCCAGCACCTTCGTCACCCAAGTGATGACCTTCGGAGCTTGTTGTTCACCAAGCTGTGCGCAATATATAAAGAACATGAATGCGGAGAAACATGCGGCAAAACATCCTAGAGCAGTAGAATCTATTGTAAACAGACATTATGTTGATGATATGCTGGATAGCGTGGAAACAGAGGAAGAAGCCATACAGCTCGCGAAAGAGGTTCGGTTTATTCACGCTCAAGCAGGGTTTGAAATCCGTAATTGGTTGTCTAACTCGTCAACCGTTCTCCACACGCTTAATCAAAGGGAAGCAGGCTTGAAGAGTCTGAATGTCGGTTCAGAATTGGGCACAGAAAAAGTGCTTGGGATGTGGTGGTGCACAAAGTCGGACAACTTCACCTACAAGCTATCATCTAAACATGCTGCTGAACTGCTGGCGGGCGAGCGTAAACCTACAAAAAGAGAAGTTCTGCGCACGCTAATGTCTATATTCGATCCTCTTGGTTTGTTATCAAACCTGCTCATCTTCCTCAAAGTTCTCATCCAAGAAATTTGGCGTGCTTCCATCGACTGGGATGATGAAATTCCCGACAATTTACAAGATAAGTGGGAATTATGGTTACGTATTCTCCCAAAAGTGGAAGACGTCAGCATCCCTCGATGTTACCGTTCATTGACCGTAATAGGTCCAAATACTCTTATTCAGATGCACACCTTTGTAGATGCCAGCGAGCTGGGATACGCTGCAGTGGTGTATCTCCGATTTCAACAAGGGAGTGTTGTTGAATGCTCTATAGTCGGAGCGAAATCACGTGTAGCCCCACTGAAATTTGTTTCCATACCAAGATTGGAGCTGCAGAGTGCTGTCATCGGTGCAAGGCTGGCCAATACAATATCTAAAGCATTATCTTTCCAAATCCACCAACATTTCTATTGGACCGATGCTCGCGACGTACTGTGCTGGCTGCGATCAGACCACCGCAGGTATTCGCCATTCGTAGGCTGGCGAGTAAGCGAGATATTAGAAACCACTGAAATACGCAATTGGAAGTGGATCAGCTCGAGGAATAACGTTGCTGATGAAGCGACAAAGTGGTCGCGAAATCCAAATCTCAACTGCAGCAGTCGATGGTTTAGAGGACCTGAGTTTTTGTGGCAGTCGAGCGACACTTGGCCTTTGGAGCCATTAATTTCTGACGGTACCAAAGAAGAACTTCGGGCAAGTCTGCTGTATCACGGAATAGCAATGGAATCACTTTTTCACGTGGAACGATTCTCATCTTGGAAACGTCTGTTACGAACAGCGGCAACAGTTATCAGATTTGTTACTATTCTACGGAGTAAAGTTAAAAGAGGCAAGCCGAAAACAGGACCCCTCTTTTCTGAAGATTTGCAACAAGCATCGATCCTATTATTCAGACAAGCGCAAAACACTTCGTATTCGGATGAAATATGTCTACTTGCACAAACAGAATCAGGAGGAAAAAATGTTCCAAAAACCAGTCCCATATTCAACTTAAACCCTTTTCTTGATAAGAACTTTGTAATGAGAATGCACGGCAGGATCGGAGCATGTGATCATGCGACAACAGATGCTCAAAATCCGATTATCCTTCCAAAAGATCACTACatcacaaagctaataatagAAGACTATCACCAGCGATATCATCATCAAAATCACGAAACCGTCCTTAACGAGCTTCGCCAAacattccgaattccgaaattGCGAGGATTGTATAAGAAAATCAGAGTAAACTGCCAGGTATGCAAGAATCAACGGGCTTCTCCAAATCCTCCTCCAATGGCAGACTTACCAAATGCTAGGTTGGCGGCATTCGCAAGACCTTTTACATATATTGGTATTGACTATTTCGGACCGTTCAATGTGCTGGTGGGTCGAAGGCATGAGAAGCGTTGGGGAGTATTAATAACGTGTTTGACTGTGAAGGCAATACACCTAGAAATCGCACACTCGTTAAACGCAGATTCATGTATAATGGCACTGAGGAATTTCATGGCAAGACGGGGGGTGCCTATTCAAATCATTAGCGATAGAGGCACAAGTTTTATAGCGGCAAACAAAGAATTAGCGGAAGCTATCAAGGAACTGGACCAAGAAAAGATTATGCAGGAGATAATCAGCCAACAAACGGAGTGGAAGTTCCTACCACCAGCATCTCCACACATGAGAGGAGCCTGGGAGAGGCTCGTGCAAACAGTGAAGAAAAATCTGCAACGGATGAAACTACCACGATGTCCAACTGATGAAATGTTACGAAATTGTCtaataaaaatcgaaaatgtAGTCAATTCTCGTCCCTTGACACACGTTCCGATTGATGATCCAGAGGCACCTGTCCTAACACCCAACCACTTTATTTTGGGCTCATCTAGTGGTCTTAAACCTGCTATTGGCTTGAGTGATGGCGAAGTAGTATTACGGCGAGCTTGGCGAGCGTCACAGGTAGAAGCCAACATATTTTGGCAACAATGGTTGCGTGACTATTTACCAGATATAACCAGGAGAACTAAGTGGTTCAACAACGTAAAGGCGATAGAGGAAAACGATATAGTGTTGATAGTAGATCCAGCACTTCCTCGTAACTGCTGGCCTAAGGGTCGTGTTATCGGAGTAAAACGCGGAAAGGACAATCAAGTAAGGTCAGCTGTAATTCAAACTTCGACCGGCATCTACGAGCGCCCTGCAACGAAGATCGCTGTACTAGATGTTCGTCGCGAAGAACAG CGTCCAGCGGACGCCGTTTGTACGAGCTACAAGCTAGCCATCGCATTCCGCCATCTTGGCGCATTTAAGGCGCACGTGGTACCATACCGAAGAGGACCTCGCCACGGCCCGCCAGTGACTGGTAGACAAACGGGGACAGAGGAAGACCGGCCTGCCTGCGTCCGCTCGCGGATGATCGGGTAG